A stretch of the Sorangium aterium genome encodes the following:
- a CDS encoding toxin-antitoxin system YwqK family antitoxin, with protein MDSTAHHGAERPPSVPPSARYDPEHGTFELVVTDADGRRSGECHVYRASDGSLLSRCCYAGGVKEGPFTLFHPNGQPAQRGRYRGGELDGEVVVYGSDAPTELRLRPCCVPPGAWELRTRYRQGSIVRQVFHDRDGHPISADGSRWPDRPAGVAGEADYDHGSQRWLVREEDEASASLIDRYFTCEGKPSQEIEIRAGARYRELRYDALGRPSEERHLDPQGRFHGPSVRWFPDPDTSPYLDRRVREERGQYTHGHPVGAFTALDADGALVVRRELGAALDEASLGASPALAEDLAAWDAERVWALARELLQDGRAREACCAAARAAACGGERERLVEFLRAATLQPKPEVVEQRGRALLEASDATALGVLDELLLGAEPSAAYRTLAAVFRGSRRVALSLVEAALLLVPDRRSTCITRALLRLELGDTRGVLEDAARVEAEAPAVAEHLRTFVRLLYPEFAFWPARQAIDPVPGDASVTVELDQPIEQVRQKIQLYATRLLRLREAVQRSLPGTEPCPWLPPDLSHLLPDGPVELARTEATLTEETENGVETVELTVDETLDPGALPVSLLMRRARAEWAALCWLCWSTGLDHVALPDRIAHRPDFTAAVNMSLTRWFRARDQLQSGGLVSRARGVPGFAWEGHDIGELDPTLAAIAADEYFEMRCLFVWLMFPENISPFQSDIRAA; from the coding sequence GGACTCCACGGCACACCACGGCGCGGAGCGGCCTCCGTCGGTCCCGCCTTCAGCCAGGTACGACCCCGAGCACGGCACGTTCGAGCTCGTGGTGACCGACGCCGACGGCCGTCGTTCGGGCGAGTGCCACGTGTACCGCGCGAGCGACGGCTCGTTGCTCTCGCGCTGCTGCTACGCGGGCGGGGTGAAGGAGGGACCGTTCACCTTGTTCCACCCGAACGGTCAACCCGCGCAGCGCGGGCGCTACCGGGGCGGCGAGCTCGACGGCGAGGTGGTCGTGTACGGCAGCGACGCTCCGACGGAGCTCAGGCTACGACCGTGCTGTGTGCCGCCCGGCGCCTGGGAGCTGCGAACGCGCTACCGGCAAGGGAGCATCGTACGCCAGGTCTTTCACGACCGCGACGGGCACCCGATCTCCGCGGACGGCTCCCGCTGGCCCGACAGACCCGCCGGCGTCGCCGGAGAGGCCGACTACGACCACGGCTCGCAACGATGGCTGGTCCGCGAGGAAGACGAAGCCTCGGCGTCGCTCATCGACCGCTACTTCACGTGCGAGGGCAAGCCCTCTCAGGAGATCGAGATCCGCGCGGGCGCGCGTTATCGCGAGCTCCGGTACGACGCGCTGGGCCGCCCTTCCGAGGAGCGGCACCTCGATCCGCAGGGACGCTTCCACGGCCCGTCCGTCCGCTGGTTTCCCGATCCGGACACGAGCCCTTACCTCGACCGGCGCGTGCGCGAGGAGCGCGGCCAGTACACGCACGGTCACCCGGTCGGTGCGTTCACCGCGCTCGACGCGGACGGGGCGCTGGTGGTGCGACGCGAGCTCGGCGCGGCGCTCGACGAGGCGAGCCTCGGCGCGTCGCCCGCGCTCGCCGAAGACCTCGCGGCGTGGGACGCCGAGCGCGTCTGGGCCCTCGCGCGAGAGCTCTTGCAGGATGGCCGCGCGCGCGAAGCCTGCTGCGCCGCGGCCCGCGCGGCGGCCTGCGGGGGCGAGCGAGAGAGGCTCGTCGAGTTCCTGCGCGCCGCGACGCTGCAGCCGAAACCCGAGGTCGTGGAGCAACGCGGGCGAGCGCTGCTCGAGGCGTCCGACGCGACCGCGCTCGGCGTCCTGGACGAGCTCTTGCTCGGCGCCGAGCCGAGCGCGGCTTACCGCACGCTCGCCGCCGTCTTCCGGGGCTCGCGCCGCGTGGCGCTCTCGCTCGTCGAGGCGGCGCTGCTGCTCGTGCCCGACCGCCGCTCGACCTGCATCACGCGCGCGCTGCTGCGGCTCGAGCTCGGCGACACGCGCGGGGTGCTCGAGGACGCCGCCCGCGTCGAGGCCGAGGCCCCCGCGGTGGCCGAGCACCTCAGGACCTTCGTGCGGCTGCTGTACCCGGAGTTTGCTTTCTGGCCGGCGCGCCAGGCCATCGATCCGGTGCCCGGCGACGCGTCGGTCACGGTCGAGCTCGACCAGCCGATCGAGCAGGTTCGGCAGAAGATCCAGCTCTACGCCACCCGCTTGCTCCGCCTGCGCGAGGCCGTGCAGCGCAGCCTGCCGGGCACGGAGCCCTGTCCGTGGCTCCCGCCCGACCTGTCGCACCTCTTGCCGGACGGGCCGGTGGAGCTCGCGCGGACGGAGGCGACCTTGACCGAGGAGACCGAGAACGGCGTCGAGACCGTCGAGCTCACCGTGGACGAGACGCTCGACCCAGGAGCCCTGCCGGTCTCTCTCCTGATGCGGAGGGCCCGAGCCGAGTGGGCCGCCCTCTGCTGGCTTTGCTGGTCGACCGGCCTCGACCACGTCGCATTGCCGGATCGCATCGCGCACCGGCCCGACTTCACCGCGGCGGTCAACATGTCGCTCACCCGCTGGTTCCGCGCGCGCGACCAGCTGCAGAGCGGCGGGCTCGTCAGCCGGGCGCGCGGCGTGCCGGGCTTCGCCTGGGAAGGGCACGACATCGGCGAGCTCGATCCCACGCTCGCGGCCATCGCGGCCGACGAGTACTTCGAGATGCGCTGTCTCTTCGTGTGGCTCATGTTTCCGGAGAACATCTCCCCGTTCCAGAGCGACATCCGCGCTGCGTGA
- a CDS encoding MBL fold metallo-hydrolase, whose product MKTPGLAHIAYLLGNKGEAIVVDPRRDIDEVLAAARERDLVIKFILETHRHEDFIIGSGALAKATGAKIVSGDQPLFGQSDIRMRDGEELDLIGLRIRALHTPGHTPESTCYAVFLPDAPGRAFGVFTGDTLFIGETGRTDLPDREKTSDNARLLFASVHEKLLPLGDQALLWPAHGSGSACGGNIAERDDSTLGLEQAYNPVFVRSVDDFVRAKVAERIPRPPYFSLMEKLNLEGGKPLAAKPGDVPSLPPKKFAADSKQGLVLDARDPEAFASGHLPGSFNLWLAGLPVFGGWIADETTRVYLVLPRATDVEAAFLHLARVGVDRVSGVLAGGFDAWRDAGMPIEKTGTMTPRELHDASDAFAVLDVRDDQEFETEGHIEGARHMYVGYLDEHFEKIQPALPRHGRIALVCSVGHRAGLATSILRRRGFTEVTNVLGGMTAWEKLGLPRRQGPERTVTTVDIEGARR is encoded by the coding sequence ATGAAGACTCCAGGTCTCGCTCACATCGCCTACCTGCTCGGCAACAAGGGCGAGGCGATCGTGGTGGACCCGCGGAGGGACATCGACGAGGTGCTCGCGGCGGCGAGAGAGAGGGACCTCGTGATCAAGTTCATCCTCGAGACGCACCGCCACGAGGACTTCATCATCGGGTCTGGCGCCCTCGCGAAGGCGACGGGCGCGAAGATCGTGAGCGGAGATCAACCGCTCTTCGGACAGAGCGACATCCGGATGCGGGATGGCGAGGAGCTCGACCTGATCGGGCTGCGCATCCGAGCGCTTCATACGCCGGGGCACACGCCGGAGAGCACCTGTTACGCCGTGTTCCTCCCGGACGCGCCTGGGCGCGCCTTTGGCGTCTTCACCGGCGATACCCTGTTCATCGGGGAGACTGGCCGGACCGACCTGCCCGACCGCGAGAAGACCAGCGACAACGCGCGCCTCCTCTTCGCGTCGGTGCACGAGAAGCTCCTCCCGCTCGGCGATCAGGCCCTCCTCTGGCCCGCCCACGGCTCCGGCTCGGCCTGCGGGGGGAACATCGCGGAGCGCGATGACTCCACGCTCGGCCTCGAGCAGGCCTACAATCCCGTCTTCGTGAGGTCGGTCGACGACTTCGTCCGTGCCAAGGTCGCGGAGCGCATCCCGCGCCCACCCTATTTCAGCTTGATGGAGAAGCTGAACCTCGAAGGGGGCAAGCCGCTCGCCGCGAAGCCCGGCGACGTCCCTTCCCTGCCGCCGAAGAAGTTCGCGGCGGACTCGAAGCAGGGGCTGGTGCTCGACGCGCGCGACCCCGAGGCGTTCGCGTCGGGGCACCTGCCCGGCTCGTTCAACCTCTGGCTCGCCGGGCTCCCGGTGTTCGGCGGGTGGATCGCGGACGAGACGACGCGGGTCTACCTCGTCCTCCCGCGCGCCACGGACGTGGAGGCGGCGTTCCTGCACCTCGCGCGCGTCGGCGTCGATCGCGTCTCCGGCGTGCTCGCCGGAGGGTTCGACGCATGGCGAGACGCGGGCATGCCCATCGAGAAGACGGGCACGATGACCCCGCGCGAGCTCCACGACGCGAGCGACGCCTTCGCCGTGCTCGACGTCCGCGATGATCAGGAGTTCGAGACGGAGGGGCACATCGAAGGCGCGCGGCACATGTACGTGGGATATCTCGATGAGCACTTCGAGAAGATCCAGCCCGCGCTGCCGCGTCATGGCCGCATCGCGCTCGTCTGCAGCGTCGGGCACCGCGCTGGCCTCGCGACGAGCATCCTCCGCCGCCGCGGCTTCACCGAGGTGACCAACGTCCTCGGCGGGATGACGGCGTGGGAGAAGCTCGGGTTGCCGAGGAGGCAGGGCCCCGAACGCACGGTGACCACCGTGGATATCGAAGGAGCGCGACGATGA
- a CDS encoding YeeE/YedE thiosulfate transporter family protein has translation MSSQGGARWAPEIAGLAIGALETFAMGTAKRPLGVTSAFETAASTLARRLAPQASRVNEFVAKREATPKIDWEVLLAPGIVLGAFLASRASGTRGSTLPDAWRARFGESRGKRYAAAFCGGALMMFGARLGKGCTSGHGISGTMQLAAASLAFDVAMGVSAVLTAKLLFRGGVR, from the coding sequence ATGAGCTCGCAGGGAGGCGCGCGCTGGGCACCGGAGATCGCAGGACTCGCGATCGGAGCGCTGGAGACGTTCGCGATGGGGACCGCGAAGCGGCCTCTCGGCGTGACGTCCGCGTTCGAGACGGCGGCGAGCACGCTGGCGCGCCGGCTCGCGCCGCAGGCCAGCCGAGTGAACGAGTTCGTGGCCAAGCGTGAGGCGACGCCGAAGATCGACTGGGAGGTGCTGCTCGCCCCGGGCATCGTTCTTGGCGCGTTCCTCGCCTCGCGCGCCTCGGGCACGCGAGGATCCACGCTGCCGGACGCGTGGCGGGCGCGGTTCGGGGAGAGCCGCGGAAAGCGCTACGCTGCGGCGTTTTGCGGTGGCGCCCTGATGATGTTCGGCGCGCGGCTCGGCAAAGGATGCACCAGCGGGCACGGCATCAGCGGGACGATGCAGCTCGCCGCGGCGAGCCTCGCGTTCGACGTCGCGATGGGCGTGAGCGCCGTCTTGACGGCGAAGCTCCTGTTTCGAGGAGGTGTGCGATGA
- a CDS encoding DUF6691 family protein has protein sequence MKRDPLGKLALGLATGTAFGAFLQRGGASDADLIMSQLLLRDGAVARIMSTAAAAGSIGTHTLRAAGATELDVKPFQVRSVILGGVAFGAGMAVLGYCPGTTLAAVGEGRRDAMFGLLGMVAGALAFIRVYPHIKEVVEATDLGKVTVPSATKTSPWPWVAGLAGLAAAAALVSRVRAAR, from the coding sequence ATGAAGCGGGATCCGCTCGGAAAACTGGCGCTCGGCCTCGCGACCGGGACCGCGTTCGGCGCCTTTCTCCAGCGAGGAGGGGCCTCGGACGCCGACCTCATCATGAGCCAGCTCCTGCTGCGCGACGGCGCCGTCGCGCGGATCATGTCGACGGCGGCGGCTGCCGGCTCGATCGGGACGCACACCTTGCGCGCAGCCGGCGCGACCGAGCTCGACGTGAAGCCGTTCCAGGTTCGTTCGGTGATCCTGGGCGGTGTGGCGTTCGGCGCCGGGATGGCGGTCCTCGGTTATTGCCCCGGCACGACCCTCGCCGCTGTCGGCGAAGGCCGACGCGACGCGATGTTCGGGCTGCTCGGGATGGTCGCGGGAGCGCTCGCCTTCATCCGCGTGTACCCGCACATCAAGGAGGTGGTCGAAGCGACGGACCTGGGCAAGGTCACCGTCCCTTCGGCGACGAAGACGTCCCCTTGGCCCTGGGTGGCTGGCCTCGCCGGGCTCGCCGCCGCAGCGGCGCTCGTCAGCCGCGTGCGGGCGGCGCGATGA
- a CDS encoding class I SAM-dependent methyltransferase, whose protein sequence is MSVLASAVPARRLPRAATLLAAQHQSSIAAVPRAAAIAICRARVLAARAASRRAGRAGAPPGAGTGPARAARMTTISLSLDTPELAQAYEHGSDRQFNHGKLLIETLGVRRGQRVLDVGAGTGRLAAHVAEIVGPEGSVTAIDPLPLRVDIARQKARVNLATAVGRAEDLSAFATKSFDVVYLNSVLHWLNDAQKQRAIAEAARVLKPGGKLGFSTGSREKPHQLEPIQRKVLADLGRDAQGNRPYKLTVDEVRALLERAGFIADTVEILTFVDHAADVDEILKHSGSSSFGNHLSHLTPEEKREVRERLAKELEALRTPQGIRLERNLIFAIAHTAGN, encoded by the coding sequence GTGAGCGTCCTGGCGAGCGCCGTCCCTGCCCGCCGCCTTCCCCGTGCGGCCACGCTGCTCGCGGCGCAGCACCAGAGCAGCATCGCTGCTGTCCCGCGAGCAGCGGCGATCGCGATCTGCCGCGCGCGGGTCCTCGCCGCCCGCGCGGCGTCCCGGCGCGCGGGCCGTGCCGGCGCGCCGCCGGGCGCCGGCACGGGCCCTGCTCGGGCGGCCAGGATGACCACCATCAGCCTTTCTCTCGACACCCCTGAGCTCGCCCAGGCCTACGAGCACGGCAGCGACCGGCAGTTCAACCACGGCAAGCTCCTCATCGAAACGCTGGGCGTGCGGCGCGGCCAGCGTGTGCTCGACGTGGGCGCGGGCACCGGCCGGCTCGCCGCTCACGTGGCAGAGATCGTCGGCCCCGAGGGCAGCGTGACCGCCATCGATCCCCTGCCGCTCCGCGTCGACATCGCCCGGCAGAAGGCCCGCGTGAACCTCGCGACAGCGGTCGGCCGCGCAGAGGACCTCTCCGCCTTCGCCACGAAGAGCTTTGACGTCGTGTACCTGAACAGCGTCCTTCACTGGCTGAACGACGCTCAGAAGCAGCGCGCCATCGCCGAGGCGGCGCGCGTGTTGAAGCCGGGCGGCAAGCTCGGATTCAGCACGGGATCGCGGGAGAAGCCGCACCAGCTCGAGCCGATCCAGCGCAAGGTGCTGGCCGACCTCGGGAGAGACGCGCAGGGCAATCGCCCGTACAAGCTGACGGTCGACGAGGTCCGGGCGTTGCTCGAGCGCGCCGGCTTCATCGCCGACACGGTGGAGATCCTCACCTTCGTCGACCACGCCGCCGACGTCGACGAGATCTTGAAGCACAGCGGCTCGAGCTCGTTCGGCAACCACCTCTCGCACCTGACCCCCGAGGAGAAGCGCGAGGTGCGCGAGCGGCTCGCGAAGGAGCTCGAGGCGCTCCGCACGCCGCAGGGCATCCGGCTCGAGCGCAACCTCATCTTCGCGATCGCCCACACGGCAGGCAACTAG
- a CDS encoding Lrp/AsnC family transcriptional regulator, translating to MDAIDLKAIHLLARDARRSWADLGEAVGLSAPAAAERVRRLEERGVITGWEARLDARAVGAGLTAFISVSIANRRGRGEFLRAVERAPEIQECHHVAGDEDYLLKVRCRDTEALERLLTQELKAHDGVVRTRTTVVLSTAKETALPPLPSGEARDGEARPRKAPGRGASRKEAP from the coding sequence ATGGATGCCATCGATCTGAAAGCGATCCACCTCCTCGCCCGCGACGCCCGCCGGTCGTGGGCGGACCTCGGCGAGGCGGTCGGCCTCTCGGCGCCCGCCGCGGCCGAGCGGGTGCGGCGGCTCGAGGAGCGCGGCGTCATCACGGGGTGGGAGGCGCGCCTGGACGCCCGGGCCGTGGGCGCCGGGCTCACGGCCTTCATCTCCGTCTCGATCGCGAACCGCCGCGGCCGGGGCGAGTTCCTGCGCGCCGTCGAGCGCGCGCCCGAGATCCAGGAGTGCCACCACGTCGCCGGCGACGAGGACTACCTGCTCAAGGTGCGCTGCCGCGACACCGAGGCGCTCGAGCGCCTGCTCACCCAGGAGCTCAAGGCCCACGACGGCGTGGTGCGCACGCGCACGACGGTCGTCCTGTCCACCGCCAAGGAGACCGCGCTCCCGCCCCTGCCGTCCGGAGAGGCGCGCGACGGCGAAGCGCGCCCCCGCAAGGCGCCCGGCCGCGGGGCCTCCCGGAAGGAGGCGCCGTGA
- a CDS encoding GNAT family N-acetyltransferase, whose translation MSGGDGLPPFADRSDPGERRDRTLDERDLAALAAAIEDAAIPQRDFSHARHLLLALHYVRAHGPEGALARMRSALQAFNARHPPTNGYHETITAAWLTLVARHAAEHRGAAVHDLAEGLLDRYRSSKALFAHYSRARLLSDDARAAFVAPDLAPLPAPGDGVRIRLATEADLAAIEEIYAFYVERSTCTFATTVPTPAERRAWLAAHGPLHPATVAVEGDGAGAVVGWGSLSQWNPREAYARSVENSVYVRDGLQRRGLGRRILADLVSRAISLGHRTIIAQIAGDQAASVALHRALGFEDAGLLRDVGHKFDRWLDVILMQRAIPYSASDGQQP comes from the coding sequence GTGAGCGGCGGCGACGGACTGCCGCCCTTCGCGGATCGAAGCGATCCCGGCGAGCGCCGCGATCGCACGCTCGACGAGCGCGACCTCGCGGCGCTCGCGGCCGCCATCGAGGACGCCGCGATCCCGCAGCGCGACTTCTCGCACGCGCGCCACCTGCTCCTCGCCCTGCACTACGTGCGCGCCCACGGGCCCGAGGGGGCGCTCGCGCGCATGCGCTCCGCGCTGCAGGCCTTCAACGCCCGGCACCCGCCGACCAACGGTTACCACGAGACGATCACGGCCGCCTGGCTCACGCTCGTCGCCCGCCACGCCGCCGAGCACCGAGGGGCCGCCGTCCACGACCTCGCGGAGGGCCTCCTCGACCGCTACCGCAGCAGCAAGGCGCTCTTCGCCCATTACTCTCGCGCGCGGCTGCTCTCGGACGACGCCCGCGCCGCGTTCGTCGCGCCCGACCTCGCGCCGCTCCCGGCGCCAGGCGACGGCGTGCGCATCCGCCTGGCGACCGAAGCCGATCTCGCGGCGATCGAGGAGATCTACGCGTTCTACGTCGAGCGCTCGACCTGCACCTTCGCCACCACCGTCCCGACCCCGGCGGAGCGGCGCGCCTGGCTCGCGGCGCACGGCCCCCTGCACCCCGCCACCGTGGCCGTCGAGGGCGACGGGGCCGGAGCCGTGGTCGGCTGGGGCTCGCTCTCCCAGTGGAACCCGCGCGAGGCCTACGCCCGCTCCGTCGAGAACTCGGTCTACGTGCGCGACGGCCTCCAGCGGCGGGGGCTCGGGCGCCGCATCCTCGCCGATCTCGTGAGCCGCGCGATCTCGCTCGGCCACCGCACGATCATCGCGCAGATCGCCGGCGACCAGGCGGCGAGCGTCGCGCTGCACCGCGCGCTCGGGTTCGAGGACGCCGGGTTGCTCCGCGACGTCGGGCACAAGTTCGACCGCTGGCTCGACGTGATCCTGATGCAGCGTGCGATTCCTTACTCTGCAAGCGATGGCCAGCAGCCGTGA
- a CDS encoding lipase family protein encodes MFVTNVERQEERKGAPVNGRAIGLLGKMERNEREYDEAIAYALSLASAWSYADPQALHDVMNSLGFENRCYAITLNNDARFAGTSASLLQHVDGSAAILCFRGTEPANTKGRLADASVEPDRLHAWDAVRSGVYRSRKPMARYIACRLRRAMNARSVVDQKGELVSVDAPACSDATGEPLKHRLKALYITGHGLGGALAVLAAAMIFQDKEHEDIRNVVRGIYTYGQPRIGNELSARRCQNTYGHLLYRHVLRCIRHIHANDSAPMFPPPSIGRVEHFGHELRSSAAGWVFSEQPARRADAALFGSTVDVLAWVEQRLPLVRRLQLPFSSDDHAPHRYVSVSQRSLRLRRPELGGESS; translated from the coding sequence ATGTTCGTCACCAACGTTGAGCGCCAAGAGGAGCGCAAAGGGGCCCCTGTCAACGGGAGGGCCATCGGCCTGCTAGGCAAGATGGAGCGGAACGAGCGGGAGTACGACGAGGCGATCGCGTATGCCCTCTCGCTCGCGTCGGCGTGGTCCTACGCGGACCCGCAGGCGCTCCACGACGTCATGAACAGCCTCGGGTTCGAGAACCGGTGCTACGCCATCACGCTGAACAACGATGCCCGCTTCGCGGGGACGAGCGCATCGCTCCTCCAGCACGTCGATGGCTCGGCGGCGATCCTGTGTTTCCGCGGCACAGAGCCGGCGAACACCAAAGGCCGGCTGGCCGACGCCAGCGTCGAGCCGGATCGGCTCCACGCGTGGGACGCCGTGCGGAGCGGCGTTTACCGCAGCCGCAAGCCGATGGCGCGCTACATCGCCTGCCGTCTGAGGAGAGCGATGAACGCGCGATCGGTCGTCGACCAGAAGGGCGAGCTCGTATCGGTGGACGCCCCCGCATGCTCCGACGCGACCGGCGAGCCCCTCAAGCACCGCCTGAAGGCGCTCTACATCACAGGACACGGCCTGGGGGGCGCGCTGGCGGTCCTCGCTGCAGCCATGATCTTCCAGGACAAGGAGCACGAGGACATCAGGAACGTGGTGCGCGGCATCTACACGTACGGGCAGCCGCGCATCGGAAACGAGCTCTCTGCCCGGAGATGTCAGAATACTTACGGGCACCTGCTCTACCGCCATGTCCTCCGCTGTATCCGCCATATCCATGCCAACGACAGCGCGCCGATGTTCCCTCCGCCGTCGATCGGGAGGGTCGAGCACTTCGGTCACGAGCTCCGATCGAGCGCGGCGGGCTGGGTGTTCTCGGAGCAGCCCGCGCGGCGGGCGGACGCGGCGCTCTTCGGCTCCACGGTGGACGTCCTGGCCTGGGTCGAGCAGCGGCTCCCCCTGGTCCGCCGACTGCAGCTGCCGTTCTCGTCGGACGACCACGCCCCGCACAGGTACGTGAGCGTCTCCCAGCGTTCGTTGCGTCTGCGCCGGCCGGAGCTCGGTGGAGAGAGCAGTTGA
- a CDS encoding ABC-F family ATP-binding cassette domain-containing protein, producing the protein MITLEKLTKRYGPKILFENVTMRFDPGKRYVLVGANGAGKSTLLKVISGEEESDQGSVEIPKQLRVGVLKQDHFAYESCRIIDTVLMGNRALWDAMQERDRLYEVEMTDEVGMRLAELEGTIGEEDGYTAESRAAEILEGLGIATARHTSAVSTLAGGYKLRVLIAQTLFGGADVLLLDEPTNHLDLDSIRWLESYLTDTFRGTLLVVSHDRHFMNAIATHVADVDYQTVTLYTGDYDDFIEQKTTGKRQSEADAAQKKKKIAELKDFVARFGASASRSSQAQSRVKEIEKLEAGIQVRRSSVVRPYIKFEIEKPSGRDVLRVEGLSKSFGDRRVIQKLDFNLNRGDKLAVIGPSGIGKSTLLKLLVGEYTPDAGAVTWGHDTNVGYFAQDHHEAIEAGFTAYDWLYRFDPTAPKEHVRSVLGKLLFSGEAGLKKTENLSGGEAARLFLAKLILVKNNIVVLDEPTNHLDVESIDALLQALVEYKGTVVVTSHDRHFVGKLGTRVLDLSAKEPRVFNGTYDEYLEGPGNPEALKNAKAS; encoded by the coding sequence ATGATCACGCTCGAAAAGCTCACCAAGCGGTACGGTCCCAAAATTCTCTTCGAGAACGTCACGATGCGCTTCGACCCCGGCAAGCGCTACGTGCTCGTCGGCGCGAACGGAGCGGGGAAATCGACGCTCCTCAAGGTCATCTCCGGCGAGGAGGAGTCGGATCAGGGCTCGGTCGAGATCCCGAAGCAGCTCCGCGTCGGGGTGCTCAAGCAGGACCATTTCGCCTACGAGTCCTGCCGGATCATCGACACGGTCCTGATGGGCAACCGGGCGCTCTGGGACGCGATGCAGGAGCGCGATCGGCTGTACGAGGTCGAGATGACCGACGAGGTCGGCATGCGGCTGGCCGAGCTCGAGGGCACGATCGGCGAGGAGGACGGCTACACCGCCGAGTCGCGCGCCGCCGAGATCCTCGAGGGGCTCGGGATCGCGACCGCCCGGCACACGAGCGCGGTGAGCACGCTCGCGGGCGGGTACAAGCTCCGCGTCCTCATCGCCCAGACGCTCTTCGGGGGCGCGGACGTCCTGCTCCTCGACGAGCCGACGAACCACCTCGACCTCGACTCGATCCGCTGGCTCGAGTCGTACCTGACCGACACCTTCCGCGGCACGCTCCTCGTCGTCAGCCACGACCGGCACTTCATGAACGCGATCGCGACGCACGTCGCCGACGTCGACTACCAGACGGTCACGCTCTACACGGGCGACTACGACGACTTCATCGAGCAGAAGACGACCGGCAAGCGCCAGTCGGAGGCCGACGCCGCGCAGAAGAAGAAGAAGATCGCCGAGCTCAAGGACTTCGTGGCCCGCTTCGGCGCGAGCGCGAGCCGGTCGAGCCAGGCGCAGTCGCGCGTGAAGGAGATCGAGAAGCTCGAGGCGGGCATCCAGGTGCGGCGCTCGAGCGTCGTGCGCCCGTACATCAAGTTCGAGATCGAGAAGCCCTCCGGCCGCGACGTGCTGCGCGTCGAGGGCCTCTCCAAGAGCTTCGGCGATCGGCGCGTGATCCAGAAGCTCGATTTCAACCTGAACCGCGGCGACAAGCTCGCGGTCATCGGGCCGAGCGGCATCGGCAAGTCGACGCTGCTCAAGCTCCTCGTCGGCGAGTACACGCCGGACGCCGGGGCCGTCACGTGGGGCCACGACACGAACGTCGGCTACTTCGCGCAGGATCACCACGAGGCGATCGAGGCGGGGTTCACGGCCTACGACTGGCTGTACCGCTTCGACCCGACCGCCCCGAAGGAGCACGTGCGCTCGGTGCTCGGGAAGCTGCTCTTCAGCGGCGAGGCCGGGCTCAAGAAGACGGAGAACCTCTCCGGCGGCGAGGCGGCGCGCCTGTTCCTCGCGAAGCTCATCCTGGTGAAGAACAACATCGTCGTGCTCGACGAGCCGACGAACCACCTCGACGTCGAGAGCATCGACGCGCTCCTCCAGGCGCTCGTCGAGTACAAGGGGACGGTCGTCGTGACGAGCCACGACCGGCACTTCGTGGGCAAGCTCGGCACCCGCGTGCTCGATCTGTCGGCGAAGGAGCCGCGCGTCTTCAACGGCACGTACGACGAGTACCTCGAGGGGCCGGGGAACCCGGAAGCGCTGAAGAACGCCAAGGCCTCGTAG